One genomic segment of Gemmatimonadota bacterium includes these proteins:
- the rpoB gene encoding DNA-directed RNA polymerase subunit beta: protein MQGGMQMPHLLDIQTRAFESLLVPDDVDGDRQDVSLERVFRDLFPIADVNGKYSLEFVSYALGEPKYTVEECIERDMTYAAPLRTKLRLDVFEEVDGQRRLKNAIEKEVYLGELPCMTPLGTFVINGAERVVVSQLHRSPGVVFEEDTHPNGQRLFSARIIPFRGSWVEFTIDIHDVIYVHIDKKKKFPATALLRAFGHGHNADILRLFFAEKMLDITGRADSRQERREIVGAMLAADVPNPEEKGGAPLGKTGEELTPERLQAMRHVGVKQVRVFAGYTILDLREDEVPTSNRDRSAHVLAFAVAEPDTGEVLAEAGTDLTDKLRAKLLKAGVQKVEILLPAGKGESPLIRNTLSKDPTHSEQEALEQIYALLRPGDAPNLETARQQIQKLFFNPKRYDLGRVGRYKINQRLRLKVDPNHTVLTEEDFIAIVRYLIDLHDGRGNTDDIDHLGNRRIRSVGELIANQFSVGLSRMARLVKERMSINSDPEKISLDDLVNARTVSAVIQAFFGSSQLSQFMDQTNPLAELTNKRRLSALGPGGLTRERAGFEVRDVHYSQYGRMCPIETPEGPNIGLITSLATFARINELGFIETPYRVVKQGKVTDELHWLSASDEEEFAVAQANAPLTEQGTFVDSMVLTRRGDDYPLMPPARIDYMDVAPEQLVSIAAALIPFLEHDDANRALMGSNMQRQSVPLLFPQSPVVGTGLEGKVASDSGAVIIAKRAGTVTRVTADEIIVDAGVEATDRAVPLGRLARIDRYRVKKFWRTNQDTAINQRPLVHQGEQVAAGQIIADGAATEAGELALGSNVLVAFMPWYGHNFEDAIVLSERLVKDDVYSSIHIQELELHVRDTKRGQEEITREIPNVSDEALVDLDERGIIRIGAHVKPGDILVGKITPKGETELSPEEKLLTAIFGEKAKDVKDSSLKVPPGMKGTVIDVKIFSRVEGPVVDKDRGERIGDVRRRETEEKARITQAMFEEALELLDGQTVGLMLRAGSVEELQAQGTKLTKALLKTIDLTEVDLKTLRVVDKAANERLRATLDAATSERAKVEEKAEDQIDKILQPDELPPGVIQLVKVYCAEKRKISVGDKMAGRHGNKGIVARIVPEEDMPFLPDGTPVDIVLNPLGVPSRMNVGQILETHLGWCGRILGFKAKTPVFRGAEESEIGVLLRLAGLGWAGQSLALAHAAPSPDAATVEALVRDLKAAKSLVGATLDATGVEALSIKGASKVTVGLAKGVEAFLTASAAELAGRLRAQRQTELTVHGALLAESTGAAKAEFEAAKKIITTAAKADDAKLLEAVGLGSLALVAAGKATPEQIGEAADALIRHAGLTPAGKARLRDGRSGVEFTGDVTVGTIYMLKLSHLVDDKIHARSIGPYSLVTQQPLAGKAQFGGQRFGEMEVWALEAYGAAHVLQEMLTVKSDDVNGRSRVYEAIVKGQNLPEPGIPESFNVLVKELQALGLKVTLGTTAEGEE from the coding sequence ATGCAGGGCGGCATGCAGATGCCCCACCTGCTCGACATTCAGACCAGGGCCTTCGAGTCCCTGCTGGTGCCCGATGACGTCGATGGCGATCGCCAGGACGTCTCCCTGGAGCGCGTCTTCCGCGACCTCTTCCCGATCGCCGATGTGAACGGGAAGTACTCGCTCGAGTTCGTCAGCTACGCGCTGGGCGAGCCGAAGTACACGGTCGAGGAGTGCATCGAGCGGGACATGACCTATGCGGCCCCGCTCCGCACCAAGCTCCGCCTCGACGTGTTCGAGGAGGTGGACGGCCAGCGGCGCCTGAAGAATGCCATCGAGAAGGAGGTCTATCTCGGCGAACTGCCGTGCATGACCCCCCTGGGCACCTTCGTGATCAACGGCGCCGAGCGCGTCGTCGTCTCGCAGCTGCACCGGTCGCCGGGCGTGGTCTTCGAGGAGGACACCCACCCGAACGGGCAGCGCCTCTTCTCGGCGCGGATCATCCCGTTCCGCGGCTCGTGGGTCGAGTTCACGATCGACATCCACGACGTGATCTACGTCCACATCGACAAGAAGAAGAAGTTCCCGGCGACGGCGCTGTTGCGCGCCTTCGGCCACGGCCACAATGCCGACATCCTCCGGTTGTTCTTCGCCGAGAAGATGCTCGACATCACCGGCCGCGCCGACTCGCGCCAGGAACGCCGGGAAATCGTCGGGGCGATGCTCGCCGCCGATGTCCCGAACCCCGAAGAGAAGGGCGGCGCCCCGCTCGGCAAGACCGGCGAGGAGCTGACCCCGGAACGCCTCCAGGCGATGCGCCACGTGGGCGTCAAGCAGGTGCGCGTCTTCGCCGGCTACACCATCCTCGACCTGCGCGAGGATGAAGTGCCGACGTCGAACCGCGACCGCAGCGCGCACGTGCTCGCCTTCGCGGTGGCCGAGCCCGACACCGGCGAAGTCCTCGCCGAGGCCGGCACCGACCTGACCGACAAGCTCCGCGCCAAGCTGCTCAAGGCCGGCGTGCAGAAGGTCGAGATCCTCCTCCCGGCCGGGAAGGGGGAGTCGCCGCTCATCCGCAACACCCTCTCGAAGGACCCGACGCACTCGGAGCAGGAGGCGCTGGAGCAGATCTACGCCCTCCTCCGGCCGGGCGATGCGCCGAACCTCGAGACGGCGCGGCAGCAGATCCAGAAGCTCTTCTTCAACCCGAAGCGCTACGACCTCGGGCGCGTGGGCCGGTACAAGATCAACCAGCGGCTCCGGCTGAAGGTCGATCCGAACCACACGGTCCTCACCGAAGAGGACTTCATCGCGATCGTCCGCTACCTGATCGACCTGCATGACGGTCGCGGCAACACCGACGACATCGACCACCTCGGCAACCGCCGGATCCGGTCGGTCGGCGAGCTGATTGCCAACCAGTTCTCGGTCGGCCTCTCGCGCATGGCCCGGCTCGTCAAGGAGCGGATGAGCATCAACTCCGATCCGGAGAAGATCTCGCTCGACGACCTGGTCAACGCCCGCACCGTCTCGGCGGTCATCCAGGCGTTCTTCGGCAGCTCGCAGCTGTCGCAGTTCATGGACCAGACCAACCCGCTGGCGGAGCTGACCAACAAGCGCCGGCTCTCGGCCCTCGGGCCGGGCGGCCTGACCCGCGAGCGCGCCGGCTTCGAAGTCCGCGACGTGCACTATTCGCAGTACGGCCGGATGTGCCCGATCGAGACGCCGGAAGGCCCGAACATCGGCCTGATCACGTCGCTCGCGACGTTCGCGCGGATCAACGAGCTCGGCTTCATCGAGACGCCGTATCGCGTCGTGAAGCAGGGCAAGGTCACCGACGAGCTGCACTGGCTCTCGGCGAGCGATGAAGAAGAGTTCGCGGTCGCGCAGGCGAACGCCCCGCTGACCGAGCAGGGTACCTTCGTCGATTCGATGGTGCTGACGCGGCGCGGCGATGACTACCCGCTGATGCCGCCGGCCCGGATCGACTACATGGACGTGGCGCCGGAGCAGCTGGTCTCCATCGCCGCCGCGCTGATTCCGTTCCTCGAGCACGACGACGCGAACCGCGCGCTGATGGGCTCGAACATGCAGCGTCAGTCGGTGCCGCTCCTCTTCCCGCAGTCGCCCGTCGTGGGCACCGGGCTCGAGGGGAAGGTCGCCTCGGACTCGGGCGCGGTGATCATCGCCAAGCGCGCCGGCACCGTCACCCGCGTCACCGCCGACGAGATCATCGTCGATGCGGGCGTCGAGGCGACGGACCGGGCCGTGCCGCTCGGCCGCCTCGCGCGGATCGACCGGTACCGGGTCAAGAAGTTCTGGCGCACCAACCAGGACACCGCGATCAACCAGCGCCCGCTCGTCCATCAGGGCGAGCAGGTTGCGGCCGGGCAGATCATCGCCGACGGTGCCGCGACCGAGGCCGGTGAGCTTGCGCTCGGCAGCAACGTGCTGGTCGCGTTCATGCCGTGGTACGGCCACAACTTCGAGGACGCGATCGTCCTCTCCGAGCGGCTGGTGAAGGACGACGTCTATTCGTCGATCCACATCCAGGAGCTCGAGCTGCACGTCCGCGACACCAAGCGCGGCCAGGAAGAGATCACCCGGGAAATCCCGAACGTCTCGGACGAGGCCCTCGTGGACCTCGACGAGCGCGGGATCATCCGGATTGGCGCACACGTCAAGCCGGGCGACATCCTCGTCGGCAAGATCACGCCGAAGGGCGAGACCGAACTGTCGCCGGAAGAGAAGCTCCTCACGGCGATCTTCGGCGAGAAGGCCAAGGACGTGAAGGACTCGTCGCTGAAGGTGCCGCCGGGGATGAAGGGCACCGTCATCGACGTGAAGATCTTCTCGCGCGTCGAAGGGCCGGTGGTCGACAAGGACCGCGGCGAGCGGATCGGCGACGTGCGCCGCCGCGAAACCGAGGAGAAGGCCCGCATCACCCAGGCGATGTTCGAGGAAGCGCTCGAACTGCTCGACGGCCAGACCGTCGGCCTGATGCTGCGCGCCGGGAGTGTCGAGGAGTTGCAGGCGCAGGGCACCAAGCTGACCAAGGCGCTGCTCAAGACGATCGACCTCACCGAGGTGGATCTCAAGACGCTGCGCGTGGTCGACAAGGCCGCCAACGAGCGCCTCCGTGCCACCCTCGATGCCGCCACGTCGGAACGGGCCAAGGTCGAAGAGAAGGCCGAGGACCAGATCGACAAGATCCTCCAGCCGGACGAACTGCCCCCGGGCGTCATCCAGCTGGTCAAGGTGTACTGCGCCGAGAAGCGGAAGATCTCCGTCGGCGACAAGATGGCCGGCCGTCACGGCAACAAGGGCATCGTCGCCCGCATCGTGCCGGAAGAGGACATGCCGTTCCTGCCGGATGGCACCCCGGTCGACATCGTGCTCAATCCGCTCGGCGTGCCGAGCCGGATGAACGTCGGGCAGATTCTCGAGACGCACCTCGGCTGGTGCGGCCGGATCCTCGGCTTCAAGGCGAAGACCCCGGTCTTCCGTGGCGCCGAAGAGTCCGAGATCGGCGTGCTGCTCCGCCTGGCCGGACTCGGCTGGGCCGGTCAGTCGCTCGCGCTGGCGCATGCCGCCCCGTCGCCCGATGCGGCGACGGTCGAGGCGCTCGTTCGCGACCTGAAGGCCGCGAAGTCCCTGGTCGGTGCGACGCTCGATGCCACCGGCGTCGAGGCGCTCTCGATCAAGGGCGCGTCGAAGGTCACGGTCGGGTTGGCGAAGGGCGTCGAAGCGTTCCTCACGGCGTCGGCGGCGGAACTCGCCGGACGGCTCCGGGCGCAGCGCCAGACCGAGCTCACCGTGCACGGCGCCCTCCTCGCGGAGTCGACCGGTGCGGCGAAGGCCGAGTTCGAGGCCGCGAAGAAGATCATCACCACGGCGGCGAAGGCCGACGATGCCAAGCTGCTCGAGGCCGTCGGCCTCGGCTCGCTGGCGCTGGTGGCGGCGGGCAAGGCGACGCCCGAGCAGATCGGTGAAGCCGCCGATGCGCTCATCCGGCACGCCGGCCTCACGCCGGCCGGCAAGGCGCGGCTGCGGGACGGCCGCTCGGGCGTCGAGTTCACCGGTGACGTGACGGTGGGCACGATCTACATGCTCAAGCTGAGCCACCTGGTCGACGACAAGATCCACGCCCGTTCGATCGGGCCGTACTCGCTCGTGACGCAGCAGCCGCTCGCCGGCAAGGCGCAGTTCGGCGGCCAGCGCTTCGGCGAAATGGAAGTCTGGGCGCTGGAGGCCTACGGCGCCGCGCACGTGCTGCAGGAGATGCTGACCGTCAAGTCCGACGACGTCAACGGCCGCAGCCGCGTGTACGAGGCCATCGTGAAGGGGCAGAACCTGCCGGAACCCGGCATCCCGGAGTCGTTCAACGTGCTCGTCAAGGAACTGCAGGCCCTCGGGCTCAAGGTCACCCTGGGCACCACGGCCGAAGGGGAGGAGTAA
- the rpoC gene encoding DNA-directed RNA polymerase subunit beta', which yields MIDFRSGREPKSSSFDYISIRIASPEEIRGPRDPKERERLELQGSRYWWSWGEVTKPETINYRSFKPEKDGLFCERIFGPVKDWECHCGKYKRIRYRGVICDRCGVEVTLSKVRRERMGHIELSVPVAHIWFFKTLPSPMGNLIDITLKELERVLYYSSYIVLDPGKQEVEEKQLLDEDEYLALRMKARDENDAAFRAEIGAPAVRELLRRLDIKLVAEQLRASVSTETSQHRKKQMLKRLKIVDAFLGSGDNGEDPNDPTWMIMDVIPVIPPDLRPLVPLDGGRFATSDLNDLYRRVINRNNRLQKLIQHKAPEVILRNEKRMLQEAVDALFDNGRRSKAIRGRGKRPLKSLSDMLKGKQGRFRQNLLGKRVDYSGRSVIVVGPELRLHQCGLPKTMAVELFKPFIIHKLVEKGIAETVKRAKKIVERESPEVYEILEEIIQDHPVLLNRAPTLHRLGIQAFEPKLVEGKAIRIHPLVCAAFNADFDGDQMAVHVPLSFEAQLEARLLMVSSNNILKPSDGRPVAEPSQDMVLGSYFLTKLPPHFEEKMRVPAGKLEAVKAELWKDAPYYAAIAELEMALLHGTIRHQTAIYYWFIPPAESEDARPRWVKTTAGRVLFNNILPRRVVAELGFRDELMKKKQLSEMVLQSYRRAGLRETVDFLDRLKRFGFEFATGGGISIGIEDLEIPGEKHELLAEAQKRVERFQKAYNTGQITFGERYNKVIDAWTHANNDVAEAMLTAMRKSRGGYNPVYMMYDSGSRGSRDQIRQLAGMRGLMAKPQKKLTGGIGEIIESPIKSNFREGLTVLEYFISTHGARKGLADTALKTADAGYLTRRLCDVAQDVTITEEDCGTVMGLEMSPLKEGEDIIEPLRDRILGTVAADDVTDPHVLDEFGDARLLVQAGELIDEEIAQQIDDSGIEKVKIRSVLTCESKRGVCRMCYGRNLATMEMVDLGEAVGILAAQSIGEPGTQLTLRTFHIGGTSSRIAEEAERRARTDGLVTYTDDLEWADVPVEYEDGIRTTVRIALTRETESATEETKAGIVLVDPKDPKRALNRYPVPEGAFLQIKEGDLASKGDNDKRASILYTWDPYNDPSIIKVDGELRWKDLVPGVTLREELDEGTGLRSIVVVTDPDRELHPSVLVYQVNRKDPQEYTLAEGSRIILGSPTDPVTRALDLPPEANPWSEHFKVTEHPINVAWPSKSKKESKDKTVFLSEPVKISKGVTITKIPRQAYKTRDITGGLPRIAELFEARRPKDPATMAEIDGMVKFGEIKRGKREIYVYPLAPDGTIPEAAEARLYEVPAGKHLRVHEGDRVRAGDRLTEGPVSPHEILQIKGPRAVQEYLLNEVQEVYRLQGVRINDKHIGVIVRQMLQKVRVTDPGETSFLDGETVDRLTYRDENERVMKKKGDPANAEPVLLGITKASLTTQSFISAASFQETTRILTDAAIRGAKDDLKGLKENIIIGHLIPAGTGHYRYVDLEIQPPAGFEPPPPVEIVEEAPVPDVALLIGDEIEV from the coding sequence ATGATCGACTTCCGCAGCGGACGCGAGCCCAAGAGCTCGAGCTTCGACTACATCAGCATCCGGATCGCGAGCCCCGAGGAAATCCGGGGCCCGCGCGATCCCAAGGAGCGCGAGCGCCTGGAACTCCAGGGGTCGCGCTACTGGTGGTCATGGGGCGAGGTCACCAAGCCCGAGACCATCAACTACCGCTCGTTCAAGCCGGAAAAGGACGGCCTGTTCTGCGAGCGCATCTTCGGCCCGGTCAAGGACTGGGAGTGCCATTGCGGCAAGTACAAGCGGATCCGCTATCGCGGCGTGATCTGCGACCGCTGCGGCGTCGAGGTGACGCTGTCGAAGGTGCGTCGGGAGCGGATGGGCCACATCGAGCTCTCCGTGCCGGTCGCGCACATCTGGTTCTTCAAGACGCTCCCGTCGCCGATGGGGAACCTGATCGACATCACGCTCAAGGAGCTCGAGCGCGTCCTCTACTATTCCAGCTACATCGTCCTCGATCCGGGCAAGCAGGAAGTCGAGGAGAAGCAGCTGCTGGACGAGGACGAGTATCTCGCGCTGCGCATGAAGGCGCGTGACGAGAACGACGCGGCCTTCCGCGCCGAGATCGGCGCGCCGGCCGTGCGCGAGCTCCTTCGTCGCCTCGACATCAAGCTGGTCGCGGAGCAGCTCCGCGCCTCGGTCTCCACCGAGACGTCGCAGCACCGCAAGAAGCAGATGCTCAAGCGGCTGAAGATCGTCGACGCCTTCCTGGGGTCGGGCGACAACGGCGAGGATCCGAACGATCCGACGTGGATGATCATGGACGTCATCCCGGTGATTCCGCCCGACCTGCGGCCGCTGGTGCCGCTCGACGGTGGGCGCTTCGCCACGTCCGACCTGAACGACCTGTACCGGCGCGTGATCAACCGGAACAACCGCCTGCAGAAGCTGATCCAGCACAAGGCGCCGGAAGTCATTCTCCGGAACGAGAAGCGGATGCTGCAGGAGGCCGTCGACGCGCTGTTCGACAACGGTCGCCGCAGCAAGGCGATCCGCGGTCGCGGCAAGCGCCCGCTGAAGTCGCTCTCCGACATGCTCAAGGGCAAGCAGGGCCGCTTCCGGCAGAACCTGCTCGGCAAGCGCGTGGACTACTCCGGCCGGTCGGTCATCGTCGTCGGCCCGGAGCTCCGCCTGCACCAGTGCGGCCTGCCGAAGACCATGGCCGTCGAACTCTTCAAGCCCTTCATCATCCACAAGCTGGTGGAGAAGGGGATTGCGGAGACGGTGAAGCGCGCCAAGAAGATCGTCGAGCGTGAGAGCCCCGAGGTGTACGAGATCCTCGAGGAGATCATTCAGGACCATCCGGTGCTGCTCAACCGCGCCCCGACGCTGCACCGCCTCGGCATCCAGGCGTTCGAGCCGAAGCTGGTCGAGGGCAAGGCGATCCGGATTCACCCGCTCGTCTGCGCGGCGTTCAACGCCGACTTCGACGGCGACCAGATGGCCGTGCACGTGCCGCTCTCGTTCGAGGCGCAGCTCGAGGCCCGCCTCCTGATGGTGTCGTCGAACAACATCCTGAAGCCGTCCGACGGCCGCCCGGTGGCGGAGCCGTCGCAGGACATGGTGCTGGGGTCGTACTTCCTCACCAAGCTCCCGCCGCACTTCGAGGAGAAGATGCGCGTGCCCGCTGGCAAGCTCGAGGCCGTCAAGGCCGAGCTGTGGAAGGACGCGCCGTACTACGCCGCGATCGCGGAACTCGAGATGGCGCTGCTGCACGGCACCATCCGGCACCAGACGGCGATCTACTACTGGTTCATCCCGCCGGCCGAGTCCGAAGACGCGCGGCCGCGCTGGGTCAAGACCACCGCGGGCCGGGTGCTGTTCAACAACATCCTGCCGCGTCGCGTGGTGGCCGAGCTCGGCTTCCGTGACGAGCTGATGAAGAAGAAGCAGCTCTCCGAAATGGTGCTGCAGAGCTACCGGCGTGCCGGGCTCCGCGAGACGGTGGACTTCCTCGACCGCCTCAAGCGCTTCGGGTTCGAGTTCGCCACCGGCGGCGGCATCTCCATCGGCATCGAGGACCTCGAGATCCCGGGGGAGAAGCACGAGCTGCTCGCCGAGGCGCAGAAGCGCGTCGAGCGGTTCCAGAAGGCGTACAACACCGGCCAGATCACCTTCGGCGAGCGCTACAACAAGGTCATCGACGCCTGGACGCACGCCAACAACGACGTCGCCGAGGCGATGCTCACCGCGATGCGGAAGTCGCGCGGCGGGTACAACCCGGTGTACATGATGTACGACTCCGGCTCCCGTGGATCGCGCGACCAGATCCGGCAGCTGGCCGGCATGCGCGGCCTGATGGCGAAGCCGCAGAAGAAGCTGACCGGCGGCATCGGCGAAATCATCGAGTCGCCGATCAAGTCGAACTTCCGCGAAGGCCTCACGGTGCTCGAGTACTTCATCTCGACCCACGGCGCGCGGAAGGGTCTGGCCGACACCGCCCTGAAGACGGCCGACGCCGGCTACCTGACGCGCCGCCTCTGCGACGTGGCGCAGGACGTCACGATCACCGAGGAGGATTGCGGGACGGTGATGGGGCTGGAGATGTCGCCGCTCAAGGAAGGGGAGGACATCATCGAGCCGTTGCGTGACCGGATTCTCGGCACGGTTGCGGCCGACGACGTCACCGATCCGCACGTGCTCGACGAGTTCGGCGATGCCCGCCTCCTGGTGCAGGCCGGCGAGCTCATCGACGAGGAGATCGCGCAGCAGATCGACGACTCCGGGATCGAGAAGGTCAAGATCCGCTCCGTGCTCACCTGCGAGTCGAAGCGCGGCGTCTGCCGGATGTGCTACGGCCGGAACCTGGCCACCATGGAAATGGTGGATCTGGGCGAGGCGGTCGGCATTCTGGCGGCGCAGTCGATCGGCGAGCCGGGCACGCAGCTGACCCTGCGGACGTTCCACATCGGCGGCACCTCGTCGCGCATCGCCGAAGAGGCGGAGCGTCGTGCGCGGACCGACGGCCTGGTCACCTACACGGACGACCTCGAGTGGGCGGACGTGCCGGTCGAGTACGAGGACGGCATCCGGACCACCGTCCGCATCGCCCTCACGCGCGAGACCGAGTCGGCCACCGAGGAGACCAAGGCGGGCATCGTCCTGGTCGATCCGAAGGACCCGAAGCGCGCGCTCAATCGCTACCCGGTGCCGGAAGGCGCCTTCCTGCAGATCAAGGAAGGGGACCTGGCATCGAAGGGCGACAACGACAAGCGGGCGTCGATCCTCTACACCTGGGACCCGTACAACGACCCGAGCATCATCAAGGTCGACGGCGAGCTCCGGTGGAAGGACCTGGTGCCGGGCGTCACGCTCCGCGAGGAGCTGGACGAAGGCACCGGCCTGCGCTCGATCGTCGTCGTGACCGATCCGGATCGCGAGCTCCATCCGTCCGTCCTGGTCTACCAGGTCAACCGGAAGGACCCGCAGGAATACACCCTGGCCGAAGGGTCGCGCATCATCCTCGGCTCGCCGACGGACCCGGTCACCCGGGCCCTCGACCTGCCGCCGGAAGCGAATCCGTGGTCGGAGCACTTCAAGGTCACCGAGCACCCGATCAACGTCGCGTGGCCGAGCAAGTCGAAGAAGGAGAGCAAGGACAAGACGGTCTTCCTCTCCGAGCCGGTGAAGATCAGCAAGGGCGTCACGATCACCAAGATTCCGCGTCAGGCCTACAAGACGCGCGACATCACCGGTGGTCTGCCGCGGATCGCCGAGCTCTTCGAGGCGCGTCGTCCGAAGGATCCGGCGACGATGGCCGAGATCGACGGCATGGTGAAGTTCGGCGAGATCAAGCGCGGCAAGCGCGAGATCTACGTCTATCCGCTGGCGCCGGACGGGACGATCCCGGAAGCGGCCGAGGCGCGTCTCTACGAAGTGCCGGCCGGCAAGCACCTCCGGGTGCACGAGGGCGACCGCGTCCGCGCGGGTGACCGCCTGACCGAGGGCCCGGTGTCGCCGCACGAGATCCTGCAGATCAAGGGTCCGCGCGCGGTACAGGAATACCTGTTGAACGAGGTCCAGGAGGTCTACCGACTCCAGGGCGTGCGGATCAACGACAAGCACATCGGCGTCATCGTGCGACAGATGCTGCAGAAGGTGCGCGTCACCGATCCGGGCGAGACGTCGTTCCTCGACGGCGAGACGGTGGATCGTCTCACCTACCGCGACGAGAACGAGCGGGTGATGAAGAAGAAGGGCGACCCGGCGAACGCCGAGCCGGTCCTGCTCGGCATCACCAAGGCCTCGCTGACCACGCAGTCGTTCATCTCGGCGGCCTCCTTCCAGGAGACCACCCGGATCCTGACCGACGCGGCGATCCGCGGCGCCAAGGACGACCTCAAGGGGCTGAAGGAGAACATCATCATCGGCCACCTGATCCCGGCCGGCACCGGTCACTACCGGTACGTCGACCTGGAAATCCAGCCGCCGGCTGGCTTCGAGCCGCCGCCGCCGGTCGAGATCGTGGAGGAGGCGCCGGTTCCCGACGTCGCCTTGCTGATCGGGGATGAGATCGAGGTCTGA
- a CDS encoding 30S ribosomal protein S12 yields the protein MPTINQLLRHGRQEPIYKGKAPHLQGNPQKRGVCTRVYTTTPKKPNSALRKVAKVRLVNGIEVIAYIPGEGHNLQEHSIVLIRGGRVKDLPGVRYHILRGTLDAAGVNDRRQSRSKYGAKRPKAGAVAAKGKGGKK from the coding sequence ATGCCGACGATCAACCAGCTGCTCCGCCACGGCCGCCAGGAGCCCATCTACAAGGGCAAGGCGCCGCACCTTCAGGGAAACCCGCAGAAGCGCGGCGTTTGCACGCGCGTCTACACCACCACCCCGAAGAAGCCGAACTCGGCGCTTCGGAAGGTGGCCAAGGTGCGCCTGGTGAACGGCATCGAAGTGATCGCGTACATCCCGGGTGAAGGCCACAACCTGCAGGAACACTCGATCGTCCTGATCCGGGGCGGCCGCGTGAAGGACCTGCCGGGCGTGCGCTACCACATTCTCCGCGGCACCCTTGACGCCGCCGGCGTCAACGACCGCCGTCAGAGCCGTTCGAAGTACGGCGCCAAGCGGCCGAAGGCCGGCGCGGTGGCGGCCAAGGGCAAGGGAGGTAAGAAGTGA
- the rpsG gene encoding 30S ribosomal protein S7: MSRRTKAVKRVVPPDPRYDSQTVSKFVSNLMFDGKKSLAESIFYGAMDMIEERTGQPGVAVFKQAVNNAKPAVEVKSRRVGGASLQVPVEVRPERRTALAMRWLISYARARGEKTMAERLAAELILASKGEGNTIKKKDDTHRMAEANRAFAHYRW; encoded by the coding sequence GTGAGTCGTCGCACCAAGGCCGTGAAGCGCGTCGTCCCGCCGGATCCGCGGTACGATTCCCAGACGGTATCGAAGTTCGTCAGCAACCTGATGTTTGACGGGAAGAAGTCGCTGGCCGAGAGCATCTTCTACGGCGCGATGGACATGATCGAAGAGCGCACCGGGCAGCCGGGCGTGGCCGTGTTCAAGCAGGCCGTGAACAACGCCAAGCCGGCCGTCGAAGTGAAGAGCCGCCGCGTCGGCGGTGCGTCGCTCCAGGTCCCCGTCGAAGTGCGTCCGGAGCGTCGGACCGCGTTGGCGATGCGCTGGTTGATCTCGTATGCCCGCGCCCGTGGCGAAAAGACGATGGCGGAGCGGCTTGCCGCCGAGCTGATCCTCGCCTCGAAGGGCGAAGGCAACACGATCAAGAAGAAGGACGATACGCACCGCATGGCGGAAGCGAACCGGGCCTTCGCGCACTATCGCTGGTAG